One Ostrea edulis chromosome 6, xbOstEdul1.1, whole genome shotgun sequence genomic window, GGTGCAGAATGAACCAATCCGGAAGTCGTATAATTTACGGAAAAGGAAACACGAGACAGAGCAAAATGATCAAGGTGAATAAAACCATTTATGTGCTTCAATTTTAAGCAGTATGTTACAATTTCAATAAAAGATATCGAGTTCGTTTTCTTCTTATTATGCTCCTTTGAATTGGAATAATACTAGTATTAGGTTATCACATACAAGTTACGTTAAAGTACTTATCTCGAAATCATAAGAAAATTTCTGGTCATTTTATGATTATCTTTTTGTCCTACGGAGGATGTATTACTGGTCAAGTTTTGTTCCCTTGATACTAATAAGCTATTGTACATTTttatctttgataaaaaaaaaaatctgtataaTTTAGAGGGTGTTCCGGTTGTGATTTTGTTACTGGTATTCCTACAAACATACAACGATCAAAACTGTATTATATCATACGGAACCAAATCGTTTATTTCTCTAtgtgattgattattgtttaacgtccctctcgagaatatttcactcatatggagacgtcaccactgccagtgaagggctgcaaaatttaggcctatgctcggcgcttatggagggatctttatcgtgccacacctactgtggcactggacctcggtttttgcggtatcatccgaaggaccgccccatttaccgtagtcgcctcttaagacaagcaaaggggtactgatgacctattctaacccagatccccacgtgAAATTTCTctatgtgaaatatatatatatacagtacttGGCCATAAGTATGTTCCCAAAGAAAATTtccactatatacatgtacttcatttggAATTCAGCGAGCACATGCAATATCACAATTGCAAACGGAATTAAAAGACATGACATGGCCAATAGATAATGTATATTGGAATTTTATTTCACTagtaaatatcataaaattaattaaaaacatactttcgttttcgataaactaccctgaaatagcaaaaatgagagtaaagAGGTGGACACGCTTtggcggatctaagccagtttATAACTAAAGACAATGCGATAtgaagtaaatattgtgtttatCGATGCTTAATTTTGATCTTAAggaagaaataaattttgataattgttgaataaatagaatatgcctgttcgtttcgtttcttcaatccgttattttagtcttgaatcagcattatggaaattttcaaaacgAAGCGCCTAGAACGAGGCAACATCATAGGCGTTTAGGTCTGCAATGAATCGCACATTCTCGagatagttggtaaaatgggtagtgaAAACCGGGACGGATTCGAAACCCGATTTTTAAGTTttcttctttaatttattttcgtTTGATAAGAAACTGCCTAATCCTTATCTGGATAATACATTGGGTCTTCGCTACAAAAATTACTGCATTACTGCATAAATCTGCTTCGTTGTGAAAATATCAACGATTGTTTATTTCaggtaaaatgggtagcgagAAAAAAATGCACATCTCATTCAACGAAGGACACCCCATCCCGAGACCAACGATatgacacatcgataaatttcaatacgatattcatctgataatTCGATGTTTACAGAAGTCACTGTTACTACTTTTTGTAATTGATATGTACTAACACCTggataaacaaacaaaaatattttggttaAACATGTTTTATGATGACATAGATCTTGAAAGTAGGTAataagtcgaaaactgtccaacatgtcagatatcgaatggtccgggaTTGCTCTGTTTCAGTTGCgccttataactttaaagttaaaacatatTACCGATATTAGGTTGCACACTACCCggcaatgtccaagaaatcaggccactatttacaatatagcagtttttctgtttgtcattatTATAGTGCGTTATGTTTTTGATTACTGCGTTTGACGAGAAGATACCACGTGTgttcataattttgcccttaGATTGTCGCACGGGACAAAAACTATCATTGTAAACACATTCGAAATGCTAATTaagtttcaaatttgaaattatgaGGGACCACTCTATTCATTTCGTCATTGGTCAGCTATTCGGCATGACGAATTACGATTTCATTCGTAAGATCAATCCTGTGGCGATCCGGgtgagaataggtcctcagtaccccttgcttgtcgtaagaggggactaaatggggtggtccttcggatgagacctcaaaaaccgaggtcccgtgtcacagcaggtgtggcaagataaagatcccttcctgctcaaaggccataagcgcagagcataggtctaaattctgcatcccttcaccggcaatggtgacgtctccacatgggTGGAAATTTCTTCTTTATAGATCCTCATGTCAAAGTCTCATTATCAAAAAGCAATCAACTATTACAATTTATGTGGTATGATCGAGACCATTAAATCATAGATCGCTTCTGTCTAATGCATGcatttttaatgtacattttCAGACGAGAGTCTAGCAAATGAGAATATCAAACGAAGATGCTTAAAAAATTATGACCAAAGAACGAGCGCGCAGCGCGCAATATCAGCAAGGGGACAAAAAACGAAGCATACCAAAATGAATAAATCGAAAGAAATACAACCAAGATCCCGCATTCGAAATAAGGAATCACTTCTCAAACACACTTGGGAAAAATATCAAACGGAAAATCCAACCCCTTGGAACAAAGCGTTTGACTGGACTATCTATGAAGACAGATCAGAACAACAAGAGAAAGACTCCAGATTCGAACTTAACACTAATACGGGGAAAACCAAAATCAAAGGAGAACATTTATCAAGAATAAAACTCACTAAAAGAGATAAAGATGGAAGAAAAATGACCCTGTGTGGAACCCTTAAATCTGGAAGGAAGAGAATATTACAAGGGATCCCAAAACCAATGTTAACTTCAAAAGCACCAGAAAAGGAAATGATACCCAGCATGTCtatccaacccccccccccccaaaaaaaaccacgAAAACAAAGTAGAGGTCGAgtcttaaagaactctgatcAAACTAAAGAGGCACATCTGCACTCAAATACTAAATAAAGCACTGAAACTAAACATTGTAGGATTTCCAAAGCAAAGATGATCAAACAAAAATCAACGAAAACTCCACCCAAATCAGTGACAAAAACAGATGATCCATTATTGCCAAAAAGAGAACAGTCACCACCAAAACGTTTTTCCACTTTGTTTTTCGAGGAAATAGATTCCAGGTTTTATCCTGAAGCAAGTGGAACATCAGCCATACATGGAATCAGTGTATCGAATGACAATTTGATATGGGTAAATTATTTGATAGGATGCGTTCAGCTGCTAAATACTTCAGGCAAAATCCTCCGAACTATTGACTTAGATCACAGTCCGGTGTTTAACTATTGCACTCCCTCAGGAGACCTCCTGGAAACACAAGGATACGCCGGAGTTGCAAAACCTGTCATAACAATGATATCTCGAGATGGAAACAGCCGGCTATTCGTCGATCTCTCATCATATGCTACAAACCTGTGTGGAATTCTCTGTGAAAATGAAGCAATATTTGTGTTGCATATTCTAGCAAAGCTGAAGATGATGGCTCTTTCAGTAATTTCATTATCAAACTTAGTATGAGTGGAGAAGTTGAGGGGGTATTCAACACTGAAAAAGGCTGTGATGACATAAATCACATCATTTCACTTAATGGTCAAATAATTGCTCTTCGCACCAATAATCCTGCGATGATTCCCTTGAAggttaaaataatttcatcagAGAAAATGAACGGAGTGTGTATTGAAAGTGTATATCCAGCGAGTGCTTCAGTCGACAATCTTGGCAATGTTATCCTGGCATCAAACAGAGAACTCTTCATAATTTACCCAAGTCTAGAGTTTATGCATAGAATAAATACTGGTATCGAATCCATTATCTGCACCACTGGATCCATTACTTCGACCGCTGTCGATCAAAACAGTCAGTTGTGGCTAGGTACGGTGGCAGGAGGACTTTACTCAACTCCGTATTTGAAATGAAGCCAAACTTGATAGAATAAAATGATATCTGTTTTGGTATCAGCTTTTGTTCAGTATACCAACTTGTAATTAAAACTAGATATTTAAACGATCTTGAAGAATTAATATGGTATTCAAATCTgagatgaaaggcgaagataccgaacaatgatcaatcataaatctcacaaggaatacaaaataaagagttgggcaaacacagacccctggacacaccagaggtgggatcaggtgtctatgagtaagcatcccctgtagaccggtcacacccgccgtgacccctatgtcttgatcatgtaaacggggtaatccgtagtcaaaatcagtgtgttaaaaacggtctaacaatcggtatgaaacacgtcacacagcatttgacctaa contains:
- the LOC125647132 gene encoding uncharacterized protein LOC125647132, with amino-acid sequence MIKQKSTKTPPKSVTKTDDPLLPKREQSPPKRFSTLFFEEIDSRFYPEASGTSAIHGISVSNDNLIWVNYLIGCVQLLNTSGKILRTIDLDHSPVFNYCTPSGDLLETQGYAGVAKPVITMISRDGNSRLFVDLSSYATNLCGILCENEAIFVLHILAKLKMMALSVISLSNLV